The window CGCAAACAGGGAAATCGCCTGTTTTGTATCCAAATCGCTCCCGATAATAAGGTTGCAAATGTATGCTGGGGAAATAGGATGCACACCCTATGCCTCTTTCACGCAGAAGTTTCAGGGCAAGGTCCCGGGCATCGTCTGTAAAGTCTTCTCTTAATCGGATCACGTACACAAACCAGCTACGCGTTACGGGTAGCTGGTTTTTTCCCGTTACGTTGGGCATGGTTGTGGGCGTCGCCGGCAATATGAGACTTTCAACGTAAGGTTCGAGCGCTTCCGTATATGCTGTTGCAACGCGTTCCCTCGCGGCCAGTAATCCAGGCAATCGCTCTAGCTGCGCACAGCCCAGTGCTGCTGCCAGTTCATCCATTCTGTAGTTGTAGCCGAGGCGTACGTGCTCCATGCGCTCGCGAACAGCGCGGCCCTGGTTGCGCATCGAGCGGCACAGTTCGGCAAGGGTGTCGCTGTTTGTGGTGATGCACCCGCCTTCGCCGGTTGTCATTTGTTTGTTCGGATAAAAACCAAAGGCAGCCGCATCGCCCCAGGCCCCAATTGGGGTGTCTCCAATACGTGCGCCAGGCGCCTCACAGGCGTCGTCGATCAGGTGCAATCCGTGTTGCGTTGCCAACTCCTGGAGAGCCGGCCAGGGGGCAGGTGCCCCGAAAACATCTATCCCCAGAATCCCTTTTGTAGCAGGCGAGATCGCTGTCTGAAGCTGCTCCATATTAAAAGAAAGGGTAGCCGGGTCAATATCAACAAACCTGGGGTGGGCATTTTCAAAAAGCAGGCAGTTGCTCGATGCTATAAAACTAAACGGTGTGGTAACTACTTCATCGCCGGCGCCTATACCCAGGCTCTTTACAATTAGGTGCAATGCAGATGTGCCACTGTTAACCGCTACGGCGTGCTTGACTCCACAAAATGCCGCCATCTGGGCCTCAAACTGATCAAGCATTGGCCCCAGTGCCAGCCGAGATGAGTTGAGCACGCGCATGACATATTCCCGCTCTTTGGTGCCGATATTGGGTTTCGACAAAGGGATAGATTCAGGGGAGCTTTTTGACATATGCATCACGATAAAGGGGGGCTGGGTAAGCACCACCTGTTAAGATGTGAGAAATCGCACGAATAAAAGAACAGTTGCGGGCATTGTTTCGTATCAGACCGCATTGATAAAAGATTTGAACCAGG is drawn from Bacteroidota bacterium and contains these coding sequences:
- a CDS encoding DegT/DnrJ/EryC1/StrS family aminotransferase → MSKSSPESIPLSKPNIGTKEREYVMRVLNSSRLALGPMLDQFEAQMAAFCGVKHAVAVNSGTSALHLIVKSLGIGAGDEVVTTPFSFIASSNCLLFENAHPRFVDIDPATLSFNMEQLQTAISPATKGILGIDVFGAPAPWPALQELATQHGLHLIDDACEAPGARIGDTPIGAWGDAAAFGFYPNKQMTTGEGGCITTNSDTLAELCRSMRNQGRAVRERMEHVRLGYNYRMDELAAALGCAQLERLPGLLAARERVATAYTEALEPYVESLILPATPTTMPNVTGKNQLPVTRSWFVYVIRLREDFTDDARDLALKLLRERGIGCASYFPSIHLQPYYRERFGYKTGDFPVCESISNRSLALPFYPALLPGQIFTIGDILGDILPQLPKKVKTF